A segment of the Pseudomonadota bacterium genome:
AACCTTGAACCTCACCCTGCCAGCGCGGTCGAGCACAAACAACAGACCGGTATGGTCTACGAAGTAGTAGCCCTGGCGACTACCGGGCCGAGGATACCGCTTGTACACCTCGAGCCCGAACGACTTCTTCGCCAACGCAAGCGACGCGTCGTCGAGCACGATGCCGTAGAAGCCCGGATTGAAGCTCGCGACAAATTCAGCCAGCTTGTCTGGTTCGTCACGTTCTGGATCGACCGTAACGAACACTACGCTGACCTGCTCGCTCTTCGTACCCAGCTTCGCGTACGCATCCCTCAGGTTGGCCAGCGTCATCGGACACACGTCGGGACAGTAGGCG
Coding sequences within it:
- a CDS encoding SCO family protein, translated to MRQAVPVFAASAALALTAGCERSRPYDPHEVAVPWIAPELNGRHGSHGDFHLGEQRGKVVVLSFGYAYCPDVCPMTLANLRDAYAKLGTKSEQVSVVFVTVDPERDEPDKLAEFVASFNPGFYGIVLDDASLALAKKSFGLEVYKRYPRPGSRQGYYFVDHTGLLFVLDRAGRVRFKVPVDVSIEDLTSRLRVVVNG